The Thiorhodovibrio litoralis genome includes a window with the following:
- the ispH gene encoding 4-hydroxy-3-methylbut-2-enyl diphosphate reductase, giving the protein MDVLLANPRGFCAGVDRAIAIVERVLEQHGAPLYVRHEVVHNRYIVESLKARGVIFIEDVAEVPEGAVCVFSAHGVSLDVRRQAEERNLQLYDATCPLVTKVHLEVARHCRDGADVVLIGHRGHPEVEGTMGQCPGGEGPGGEGQVHLIESVADIPELAVRDPNNVCYVTQTTLSVDDSRAMIDALKARFPALKGPKKSDICYATQNRQDAVRKLAADADLMLVVGSVTSSNSNRLRELAEKQGIAAYLIDGADEIDPQWLAGKPRVAVTAGASAPELLVQQVIERLRELGAAQVQECDGVAEEVVFALPKSLMTE; this is encoded by the coding sequence ATGGACGTTTTGCTCGCCAATCCGCGCGGCTTTTGTGCCGGTGTCGATCGCGCCATCGCGATTGTCGAACGGGTGCTGGAGCAGCACGGCGCGCCCCTGTATGTGCGCCACGAGGTGGTCCATAACCGCTACATTGTCGAATCCCTGAAAGCGCGCGGAGTGATCTTTATTGAGGATGTCGCCGAGGTGCCTGAAGGTGCGGTCTGCGTCTTCAGCGCCCATGGGGTGTCGCTGGATGTTCGCCGCCAGGCCGAGGAACGCAACCTGCAGCTGTATGACGCGACCTGCCCGCTGGTGACCAAAGTGCATCTGGAGGTGGCACGGCACTGCCGGGACGGCGCCGATGTGGTGCTGATCGGCCATCGCGGACACCCGGAGGTGGAAGGCACCATGGGACAATGCCCCGGCGGCGAGGGACCGGGTGGCGAGGGACAGGTCCACCTGATCGAATCGGTCGCCGATATCCCGGAGCTTGCGGTGCGCGATCCGAATAACGTCTGCTATGTGACCCAGACTACCCTCTCGGTCGATGACAGTCGCGCGATGATCGATGCGCTCAAAGCCCGATTTCCGGCGCTGAAGGGGCCGAAAAAAAGCGATATCTGCTACGCCACCCAAAACCGCCAGGATGCGGTGCGCAAGCTGGCGGCGGATGCGGATCTGATGCTGGTGGTCGGCTCGGTAACCAGCTCTAACTCCAACCGCCTGCGCGAGCTGGCCGAAAAACAGGGCATCGCGGCTTATCTGATCGATGGCGCCGATGAGATCGACCCGCAATGGCTGGCCGGCAAACCACGGGTAGCGGTGACCGCCGGCGCCTCGGCACCGGAGCTGCTGGTGCAACAAGTGATTGAGCGCCTGCGCGAGCTCGGTGCGGCGCAGGTGCAGGAGTGCGACGGCGTTGCCGAAGAGGTTGTCTTTGCGTTGCCCAAATCCCTAATGACTGAATGA
- the thiO gene encoding glycine oxidase ThiO, translated as MSDYLIVGGGVIGLMTAYELAKTEASVTLIEMRDTGRQSSWAGGGILSPLYPWHYPASVNALAFWSQAYYPQFIQELLDKTGVDPEYRASGLMILDAAERDLGLAWGERHSIPVELLDRAGVAAQEPNLELELDNALWLPSIAQVRNPRLTRSLRAAIDKKVKIRENEEVIDLRIQNGRVEGVRTTAGQVAADRVVVCAGAWTAQLLEHIGQAPNIRPVRGQMMLFFAKPDQIRHVTLYRERYIIPRQDGRVLIGSTLAEEAGFNKSTTSQAKEELYRFAVELYPLLKRAPIEDHWAGLRPGSPKGVPYIGAYPGVEGLFVNAGHFSTGLVTGPASARLISDLMLERSPIVSPEPYALETERD; from the coding sequence ATGAGCGATTATCTAATTGTCGGCGGCGGCGTGATCGGCTTGATGACCGCCTATGAATTGGCCAAGACTGAAGCCTCGGTAACCCTGATCGAGATGCGCGATACCGGGCGTCAGTCCTCCTGGGCCGGCGGCGGCATCCTCTCGCCGCTCTATCCCTGGCACTATCCGGCCTCGGTCAATGCGCTCGCGTTCTGGAGTCAGGCCTACTATCCGCAGTTCATCCAGGAGCTGCTGGATAAAACAGGTGTCGATCCGGAATATCGCGCCTCCGGGTTGATGATTCTGGATGCCGCGGAACGCGATCTCGGCCTGGCCTGGGGCGAACGCCACAGCATTCCAGTCGAGTTGCTGGACCGCGCCGGTGTTGCGGCCCAGGAGCCCAATCTGGAACTTGAGCTGGATAATGCGCTCTGGCTGCCGAGCATCGCCCAGGTGCGCAATCCGCGCTTGACGCGTTCTCTGCGCGCGGCTATCGACAAGAAGGTGAAGATTCGCGAGAACGAGGAAGTCATCGACCTGCGCATTCAAAACGGGCGGGTCGAGGGTGTGCGCACCACGGCCGGACAGGTGGCGGCTGATCGCGTCGTGGTTTGCGCCGGCGCCTGGACCGCGCAACTGCTCGAGCACATCGGCCAAGCCCCGAATATTCGCCCGGTCCGCGGGCAGATGATGCTGTTCTTTGCCAAGCCGGATCAGATCCGGCACGTCACCCTCTACCGCGAGCGCTACATCATCCCGCGGCAGGACGGCCGCGTGCTGATCGGCAGCACGCTTGCGGAAGAAGCCGGTTTCAACAAGAGCACCACCAGCCAGGCCAAGGAGGAGCTCTACCGCTTTGCTGTCGAGCTCTACCCGCTGCTAAAACGCGCCCCGATCGAAGACCACTGGGCCGGCCTGCGCCCCGGCTCGCCCAAAGGTGTGCCCTACATCGGTGCCTACCCGGGAGTCGAGGGCCTGTTCGTCAATGCCGGCCACTTCAGCACTGGCCTGGTCACAGGCCCGGCCTCGGCGCGTCTGATCAGCGATCTCATGCTTGAGCGCTCGCCCATTGTGTCGCCCGAGCCTTATGCGCTCGAGACCGAGCGCGACTGA
- a CDS encoding PAS domain-containing protein yields the protein MEFTADKDPGLIPFVLSQILDTVVNGVTLSDPDQPDNPIVYANEAFELITGYDRNEILGRNCRFLQGEDHDQPELGRIREALEEQKSVTITLRNYRKDGSLFYNQFTIRPLFDREDKLIYYLGIQYDVTEQVKAKEELARLNALLTKAGTPPDDD from the coding sequence ATGGAATTCACCGCCGACAAAGACCCGGGGCTCATCCCCTTTGTGCTGTCACAGATTTTGGATACGGTCGTCAACGGGGTCACATTGTCCGACCCCGACCAGCCGGACAATCCCATCGTCTACGCCAATGAGGCATTCGAGCTGATCACCGGCTATGACCGCAACGAGATTCTCGGTCGCAACTGCCGCTTTCTGCAGGGCGAGGACCACGACCAGCCAGAGCTTGGGCGCATCCGCGAGGCGCTCGAGGAGCAGAAGTCGGTCACTATCACTTTGCGCAATTATCGCAAGGACGGCTCCCTGTTCTACAACCAGTTCACCATCCGCCCGCTGTTCGATCGCGAAGATAAGCTGATCTACTATCTTGGCATTCAGTACGACGTGACTGAACAGGTCAAGGCCAAGGAGGAACTGGCGCGGCTTAATGCCCTGCTGACGAAAGCCGGCACGCCGCCAGACGATGACTGA
- a CDS encoding SRPBCC family protein, whose amino-acid sequence MVKARANIVIERRPEQVFGFVADNFVENYARWSPEVKQLEPLTPGPIGVGSRMRQVRVDQGRRSENSFAVTALDSPQRLEFAESTDLFRTGYWLEPAGEQTRLEFGFELRRLELYMRPFEKLIRVAIQDGAERVVRNIKTLAERELASEAAD is encoded by the coding sequence ATGGTGAAAGCCAGAGCGAACATTGTGATCGAACGGCGACCGGAGCAGGTGTTTGGCTTTGTCGCCGATAATTTCGTCGAAAACTATGCGCGCTGGTCGCCAGAGGTCAAACAACTCGAGCCACTGACGCCTGGCCCGATTGGCGTTGGCAGTCGCATGCGCCAGGTGCGGGTCGATCAGGGGCGACGCAGCGAGAACAGTTTTGCGGTCACCGCACTGGATAGCCCCCAGCGGCTGGAGTTTGCCGAAAGCACGGATCTGTTCCGGACCGGCTATTGGCTGGAGCCCGCGGGTGAGCAGACTCGGCTGGAGTTCGGATTCGAGCTGCGGCGCTTGGAGCTTTACATGCGCCCGTTCGAAAAACTGATTCGCGTCGCCATTCAGGATGGAGCCGAGCGGGTGGTGCGCAATATCAAGACTCTCGCAGAGCGCGAGCTCGCAAGCGAGGCCGCGGACTGA
- a CDS encoding NAD(P)/FAD-dependent oxidoreductase gives MTEMKRRTFLGIAGGATATLSTLGGTLGGTIAGTLGFPSLVLGAVRRVVVVGGGVGGCTAAKYLRKLDPSLNVTLIEPEADYTSCFMSNEVLSGERTLQSLTFGYDGLRGYGVDVVQDWVVGIDPDTRQVTTKSGNRFDYDACVVSPGVGFKWGAIAGYNEEIANESIPHAWFAGPQTQLLRNQLTSMPEGGHVIIVAPPNPFKCPPGPYERASQIAMYCQHHKPKAKITILDAKDAFSKQGLYIEGWTKLYGYGTDNSMIQWISAAAGGAVEELDPQTRTLIGLVEEFQGDVVNIIPPQKAGEIAFAADLVDGDWCPVDKLTFESSRHPGIYVLGDASSASKMPKSAYAANSQAKVAAAAIIARFQDKEPGDPTFVNTCYSVVGEDFGISVAAVYSLDSDTNTIEPIPGSGGVSPANASPEIRKREVSYAHSWFKNVINDMME, from the coding sequence ATGACTGAGATGAAACGCAGAACCTTTCTGGGCATCGCCGGCGGTGCGACCGCCACGCTTAGCACACTAGGTGGCACACTGGGGGGCACCATCGCAGGCACCCTGGGCTTTCCATCCCTTGTCCTGGGGGCCGTGCGCCGGGTCGTGGTCGTCGGCGGTGGCGTGGGTGGCTGCACCGCGGCCAAGTACCTGCGCAAGCTCGATCCGAGTCTGAACGTGACCCTGATCGAGCCGGAAGCGGACTACACCTCCTGCTTCATGAGCAACGAGGTGCTCAGTGGCGAGCGCACGCTGCAATCGCTGACCTTCGGCTATGACGGCCTGCGCGGCTATGGTGTCGACGTGGTGCAGGACTGGGTCGTCGGGATCGACCCGGACACCCGACAGGTGACAACCAAGAGCGGCAACCGCTTCGACTATGACGCTTGCGTGGTCTCCCCCGGCGTCGGCTTCAAATGGGGTGCCATCGCCGGCTACAACGAAGAGATCGCCAACGAAAGTATCCCCCATGCCTGGTTCGCCGGCCCGCAAACCCAACTGCTGCGCAACCAGCTCACCTCCATGCCCGAGGGTGGGCATGTGATCATCGTCGCCCCGCCCAACCCCTTCAAATGTCCGCCCGGCCCCTATGAGCGTGCCTCGCAAATCGCGATGTACTGCCAGCATCACAAGCCGAAGGCCAAGATCACCATCCTCGACGCCAAGGACGCCTTCTCCAAGCAGGGGCTGTACATCGAGGGCTGGACCAAGCTCTACGGCTACGGCACCGACAACAGCATGATTCAATGGATCAGCGCGGCCGCGGGAGGTGCGGTGGAAGAACTCGATCCGCAAACGCGCACCCTGATCGGCCTGGTCGAGGAATTTCAAGGCGATGTGGTCAACATCATCCCGCCGCAAAAAGCGGGGGAAATTGCCTTCGCCGCCGACCTGGTGGATGGAGACTGGTGCCCAGTGGACAAACTCACCTTCGAATCGAGCCGCCACCCCGGCATCTATGTGCTGGGCGACGCTTCCAGTGCCTCGAAAATGCCCAAGTCCGCCTATGCCGCTAACTCGCAGGCCAAGGTCGCCGCGGCGGCCATTATCGCCCGCTTTCAGGACAAGGAGCCGGGCGACCCCACCTTCGTCAACACCTGCTACAGCGTCGTCGGCGAAGACTTCGGTATCTCGGTTGCCGCCGTTTATAGCCTCGACAGCGACACCAACACCATTGAGCCCATCCCCGGCTCTGGCGGCGTCTCACCGGCCAACGCCAGCCCGGAGATCCGCAAGCGCGAGGTCAGCTACGCCCATAGCTGGTTCAAGAACGTCATCAATGACATGATGGAATAG
- a CDS encoding c-type cytochrome has protein sequence MKNYKNTPKHLRNLLLAALVALPATGAAGPSGQAMAFTCAGCHGTDGSSVGPSMPAIAGMDPEVFVDAMTAYREDKRNPSIMNRIAKAYSDEQLKDMGWFFASQRLQVFPQDYDAALAEQGAQLHDEYCEKCHENGGRPGDAGTLAGQWMPYLHFTMEDFIDGKRKWPRKMKRKVDAAIDEAGDEAIPALLNYYASQSDIDAEEPNHD, from the coding sequence ATGAAAAACTACAAAAACACGCCGAAGCACCTTCGCAACCTGCTGCTCGCCGCGCTCGTCGCCCTGCCGGCGACCGGCGCGGCCGGGCCATCCGGACAGGCTATGGCCTTCACCTGCGCCGGCTGTCACGGCACCGATGGTTCCAGTGTCGGGCCATCCATGCCCGCCATCGCCGGGATGGACCCTGAAGTCTTTGTCGACGCCATGACGGCCTACCGGGAGGACAAGCGCAACCCCAGCATCATGAACCGCATCGCCAAGGCTTACAGCGACGAGCAGCTCAAGGACATGGGCTGGTTCTTCGCCAGTCAGCGCTTGCAGGTCTTCCCACAAGACTACGACGCCGCGCTGGCCGAGCAGGGCGCGCAACTGCACGATGAGTACTGCGAGAAATGCCACGAGAACGGCGGCCGCCCCGGTGATGCCGGCACCCTTGCCGGGCAATGGATGCCCTATCTGCACTTCACCATGGAGGACTTCATCGACGGCAAACGGAAATGGCCGCGCAAGATGAAGCGCAAAGTCGACGCCGCGATTGACGAAGCTGGGGACGAGGCTATCCCGGCGCTGCTCAATTACTACGCGAGCCAGTCCGACATCGATGCCGAGGAGCCGAATCATGACTGA
- a CDS encoding cytochrome b/b6 domain-containing protein, which produces MPSRIETKRVACLWLALLGLIIHPVAYSTTTDPAPGATTELMIDHFDPETGKRIIPNERCLTCHGDEQHPMDVRDDGSPVEILVDSGQIKASVHGGQKCTSCHVTIDRVPHRKAPSVIVGCIECHRETWEAHKDDPDGKYARLEVVNEQIDNFMHSVHAKPSELDQSRTNATCYDCHDGHNIGELGSIQRAEHRLKNPEICGACHEQELADYRTSDHGKAVMEEGDSEAAVCSDCHTTHEIASPETDKAKLQITENCGNCHEEAQRTYFASYHGQVHRLGYTAAAKCHDCHGGHLVKSEDDPTSEIHANNRLENCRQCHEDANENFLSFWPHGDAHDRENYPGLWGFKVFMDTLIFAVMGFFWVHVILWLYREVMERIQGKGFIEDLSTPDVVYFRRFPVVWRWIHFLFAVATMTLILTGTTLLFSHTAWAKAVVGFIGGIRMEGIIHRTAATIWLGIFFVHLSIATSNIWRNRKTFKWFGSTSLLPNWKDWQDLKDMFKWFLGRGPRPEFSHWTYWQKFDYWAPFWGATVIGTSGLILFMPDKTSLILPGWTFNIANLVHAEEALLAAIFLNSVHFFNVHFRPERFPMSTAIFTGVIPIDEFKHDHRLEYDRLVASGELEKHLVQRPSRRASLAASFITTVLIMAGLALLTLVLIGLVTAPN; this is translated from the coding sequence ATGCCAAGCCGCATCGAGACCAAACGAGTGGCCTGCCTATGGCTGGCGCTGCTCGGTCTTATCATCCATCCCGTCGCCTATAGCACGACGACGGACCCTGCCCCAGGGGCCACGACGGAGCTCATGATCGACCACTTCGATCCTGAGACCGGCAAGCGCATCATCCCCAACGAGCGTTGCCTGACCTGCCACGGCGATGAGCAGCATCCGATGGATGTGCGCGACGACGGCTCACCAGTGGAGATATTGGTCGACAGCGGGCAGATCAAGGCCAGCGTTCATGGCGGGCAGAAGTGCACCAGTTGCCACGTCACCATCGATCGGGTCCCGCATCGCAAGGCGCCGTCCGTCATTGTCGGCTGCATCGAGTGCCACCGCGAGACATGGGAAGCGCACAAGGATGATCCCGACGGCAAGTACGCGCGCCTTGAGGTTGTCAACGAGCAAATCGACAACTTCATGCACTCGGTCCACGCCAAGCCCAGTGAACTGGACCAGTCGCGCACCAACGCCACCTGCTACGACTGCCACGACGGGCACAACATCGGCGAACTTGGCAGCATCCAGCGCGCCGAGCACCGGCTGAAAAACCCCGAAATCTGCGGTGCCTGTCATGAACAGGAACTCGCAGACTATCGCACCTCAGATCACGGCAAGGCGGTGATGGAGGAAGGCGACAGCGAGGCGGCGGTTTGCTCCGATTGCCATACCACCCACGAGATTGCCTCCCCCGAGACGGACAAGGCCAAATTGCAGATCACCGAGAACTGCGGCAACTGTCACGAGGAGGCCCAACGCACCTATTTTGCGTCCTACCACGGCCAGGTCCACCGCCTGGGTTACACCGCAGCGGCCAAGTGCCATGACTGCCATGGCGGGCATTTGGTCAAGAGCGAGGATGACCCGACGTCGGAAATCCACGCCAACAATCGCCTGGAGAACTGCCGCCAGTGCCATGAGGACGCCAACGAGAACTTCCTCAGCTTTTGGCCCCATGGCGACGCCCACGACCGCGAGAATTACCCGGGCCTGTGGGGCTTCAAGGTCTTTATGGACACCCTGATCTTCGCGGTCATGGGCTTCTTCTGGGTCCACGTGATCCTGTGGCTCTACCGCGAGGTCATGGAACGCATCCAGGGCAAGGGCTTCATTGAAGACCTGAGCACGCCTGACGTGGTTTACTTCCGCCGCTTCCCGGTCGTCTGGCGCTGGATTCATTTCTTGTTCGCCGTCGCCACCATGACACTGATCCTGACCGGCACCACGCTGCTGTTCTCCCATACCGCCTGGGCCAAGGCAGTGGTGGGCTTCATCGGCGGCATCCGCATGGAGGGCATCATCCACCGCACGGCTGCCACCATCTGGCTGGGGATCTTCTTCGTCCACCTCTCGATTGCGACCAGCAATATCTGGCGCAATCGCAAGACCTTCAAGTGGTTCGGCAGCACCTCCCTGTTGCCGAACTGGAAGGACTGGCAGGACCTGAAAGACATGTTCAAGTGGTTCCTCGGCCGCGGACCGCGTCCCGAGTTCAGCCACTGGACCTACTGGCAGAAGTTCGACTACTGGGCACCCTTCTGGGGCGCCACAGTCATCGGCACTTCGGGCCTGATCCTGTTCATGCCGGATAAGACGTCCCTGATCCTGCCGGGCTGGACCTTCAATATCGCCAATCTGGTGCATGCCGAAGAGGCGCTCCTGGCGGCTATCTTCCTGAACTCGGTGCACTTCTTTAACGTGCATTTCCGCCCCGAGCGCTTCCCGATGAGCACTGCCATCTTCACCGGCGTGATCCCCATCGATGAGTTCAAGCACGACCATCGACTCGAATACGACCGGCTGGTGGCCAGCGGCGAACTCGAGAAACATCTGGTTCAGCGTCCGTCGCGCCGCGCCTCGCTGGCGGCCTCGTTCATCACCACGGTGCTGATTATGGCTGGCCTGGCCTTGCTCACCCTGGTGCTGATCGGCCTGGTCACCGCGCCAAACTGA
- a CDS encoding DUF302 domain-containing protein: MKIIRNLLAIIGLVSVLALGYGYVRFSSAVAGFDPEFSRFYGELAQRLLETGDPGVAMMWSVPVEDGLTAEDVIESMKSIAISKNLLFVGESPFYKQIEAITGEEYRYVNFLSFCDARVGRMMLEYRNEYSGFMPCRIALVEDAEGNLKLYSMNLDLMIYGGTELPPDLKESAIQVRNTLRAIMEGGAAGEF; this comes from the coding sequence ATGAAAATTATTCGCAATCTGCTCGCCATCATCGGTCTTGTCTCGGTGCTTGCACTTGGCTACGGCTATGTCCGCTTTAGTTCGGCTGTGGCCGGTTTTGACCCCGAGTTCAGTCGCTTCTATGGTGAGCTTGCTCAGCGCCTGCTTGAAACCGGTGATCCCGGAGTCGCCATGATGTGGTCGGTTCCGGTCGAGGACGGACTGACTGCCGAGGACGTGATTGAGTCGATGAAAAGCATCGCAATCTCTAAAAACTTGCTTTTTGTCGGCGAATCGCCCTTCTACAAGCAGATTGAGGCCATCACTGGCGAGGAGTATCGCTACGTTAACTTTCTCTCCTTCTGCGATGCGCGCGTCGGGCGCATGATGCTGGAGTATCGCAACGAATACAGCGGTTTTATGCCGTGCCGGATTGCGTTGGTGGAAGACGCTGAAGGCAATTTGAAGCTCTACAGCATGAATCTCGACTTGATGATCTACGGTGGAACGGAGCTGCCGCCGGATCTGAAAGAATCAGCGATTCAGGTGCGCAATACGCTTCGTGCCATCATGGAAGGTGGAGCCGCTGGCGAATTTTGA
- a CDS encoding PspA/IM30 family protein, producing MSLIKRFTVAVSTRLDRLVGDLENHDAVVEVGIRESRRLYAQAKVRYQRLQRDGEALRRQLEERRTDERNWRERALSCEPNAAGEEKALQCLKRARQAAREAASLEQAWQQHQSVERRLAADIDALRERVAQLAHRRSLMRSREATADAAVRVREAECDPQLDLDETFERWEIRLTEAEMAADQSAQLNAVGLHAVGSDPFEEEFLVAEERAALHAELTALRRGHADANAAAAAPAGGVQ from the coding sequence ATGTCATTGATCAAACGTTTCACTGTCGCCGTCTCGACTCGGCTCGATCGGCTGGTCGGGGATCTGGAAAACCATGATGCCGTGGTTGAAGTCGGCATCCGCGAAAGCCGGCGGCTCTATGCACAAGCCAAGGTGCGTTATCAGCGCTTGCAGCGCGACGGCGAGGCGCTGCGCCGTCAGCTCGAGGAGCGGCGCACCGACGAGCGCAACTGGCGCGAGCGTGCGCTATCTTGCGAACCCAATGCCGCCGGCGAGGAGAAAGCCCTGCAGTGCCTGAAGCGCGCGCGTCAAGCAGCGCGCGAGGCGGCATCGCTGGAGCAGGCCTGGCAGCAGCATCAATCGGTCGAGCGACGGCTGGCAGCGGACATCGACGCCCTGCGCGAGCGGGTCGCTCAGCTCGCCCATCGGCGCTCGCTGATGCGCAGTCGCGAGGCGACCGCGGACGCCGCGGTGCGGGTGCGCGAGGCCGAGTGCGATCCGCAACTGGATTTGGATGAGACCTTCGAGCGTTGGGAGATTCGCCTGACCGAGGCGGAAATGGCTGCAGATCAGTCGGCCCAATTGAATGCTGTGGGGCTGCATGCGGTGGGGAGTGACCCTTTTGAAGAGGAATTCCTGGTCGCCGAAGAGCGCGCTGCCTTGCACGCGGAGCTTACCGCGCTGCGCCGTGGTCATGCCGATGCCAATGCAGCGGCGGCCGCGCCTGCGGGAGGTGTGCAATGA
- a CDS encoding clan AA aspartic protease encodes MGHVFTNLELSNPRKPELGPMNVKALADTGALMLCIPEHVALQLELDQESVREVTVADGRKQNVPYVGPIKVAFGQRFCYVGALVLGDEVLLGAVPMEDMDLVVNPAKREITVDPASPNIPHARVK; translated from the coding sequence ATGGGGCATGTATTCACAAACCTGGAACTCAGCAATCCTCGTAAACCCGAGCTTGGCCCCATGAATGTCAAGGCGCTAGCCGATACAGGTGCATTAATGTTGTGCATCCCCGAACATGTTGCACTGCAACTCGAACTCGACCAAGAATCGGTTCGCGAGGTGACTGTTGCTGATGGACGCAAACAAAATGTCCCTTACGTCGGCCCAATCAAAGTGGCCTTTGGTCAGCGCTTCTGTTACGTCGGCGCCTTGGTGTTGGGCGATGAAGTATTACTTGGCGCTGTTCCCATGGAGGATATGGATCTCGTGGTGAATCCTGCCAAAAGGGAGATCACTGTTGATCCGGCAAGCCCAAATATTCCTCATGCTCGGGTGAAGTAG
- a CDS encoding Bcr/CflA family multidrug efflux MFS transporter, with protein sequence MRPTRSPGPTQPNGDNLIIRASLHPLLLITLGALAALTPFAIDLYLPSLPALARDLGSDIRHAQLSVTLYLGFFASAQLLLGPLSDVRGRRPLTGGGLALFALGVLGCALAPSMTWLLVSRSLQAVGGAAIAVTIPALVRDRFARDDYARVMTLVMLVMGLAPLIAPSLGSLVLLVGSWRWVFATLLGITLVTALLFLRVVPETLPPARRQLRFLDPLRQYGRILRHRRALAYLGTASASFAGLMGFVVGSPYVYIELHGISPQVFGPLFGANVALALVVSVLNARLIPRFGAERLLQIGLGVQALAALLMLVLTQVPNPTLWLIAPLTGAYLGMTALVMGNAMAGFMADFPDLAGTASAFGGAVRFGAGALSGSLISLLHDGSATPLLVGMGLSGLMSGSCYLLGARVRETGPE encoded by the coding sequence ATGCGCCCAACCCGTTCGCCCGGCCCAACCCAGCCAAACGGAGATAACCTGATCATCCGCGCGTCCCTGCATCCACTCTTGCTGATCACCCTCGGGGCGCTGGCCGCCCTGACGCCGTTCGCCATCGATCTCTACCTGCCCAGTTTGCCAGCGCTTGCGCGCGATCTGGGTAGCGACATCCGGCACGCGCAACTCAGCGTCACCCTGTATCTGGGGTTTTTCGCCAGCGCTCAGCTGCTGCTCGGGCCCTTGTCAGATGTGCGCGGGCGCCGACCGCTGACAGGCGGCGGGCTAGCGCTTTTCGCCCTCGGCGTCCTGGGCTGCGCGCTGGCTCCGTCGATGACCTGGCTGCTGGTGAGCCGGAGTCTCCAGGCAGTCGGCGGCGCGGCCATTGCCGTGACCATCCCGGCACTGGTGCGCGATCGCTTCGCGCGCGACGATTACGCGCGGGTGATGACGCTGGTGATGCTGGTCATGGGGTTGGCACCCCTGATCGCCCCGAGCCTCGGCAGTCTGGTGCTGTTGGTCGGTTCCTGGCGCTGGGTGTTCGCTACCTTGCTTGGCATCACACTGGTCACGGCACTGCTGTTTTTGCGTGTGGTGCCGGAAACCCTGCCGCCGGCGCGGCGCCAGCTACGGTTCTTAGATCCGCTGCGTCAGTATGGGCGCATCCTGCGCCATCGCCGGGCGCTGGCCTATCTGGGCACGGCATCGGCGAGCTTTGCCGGACTTATGGGCTTTGTCGTCGGCTCGCCCTACGTCTACATCGAGCTCCACGGCATCTCGCCGCAGGTCTTCGGCCCGCTGTTCGGAGCCAATGTCGCTCTGGCGCTGGTGGTGTCCGTGCTAAATGCGCGGCTGATTCCGCGCTTTGGTGCCGAGCGGCTGCTGCAAATCGGGCTTGGCGTGCAGGCGCTTGCCGCGCTCTTGATGCTGGTGCTGACTCAGGTACCCAACCCGACCCTGTGGCTGATCGCACCCCTGACGGGAGCCTATCTGGGCATGACGGCGCTGGTGATGGGCAATGCCATGGCCGGCTTTATGGCTGACTTTCCCGATCTGGCCGGCACCGCCTCAGCTTTCGGGGGCGCGGTCCGCTTCGGTGCAGGTGCGCTCAGCGGTTCGCTGATCAGCCTCCTGCACGATGGCAGCGCGACGCCGTTATTGGTCGGCATGGGCCTGAGCGGCCTGATGAGCGGCAGTTGCTATCTGCTGGGTGCGCGCGTGCGGGAGACGGGGCCCGAGTGA